The following are encoded in a window of Esox lucius isolate fEsoLuc1 chromosome 14, fEsoLuc1.pri, whole genome shotgun sequence genomic DNA:
- the LOC114840848 gene encoding microsomal glutathione S-transferase 1-like translates to MWTDAEDDTSSVADSKAFLAFSTYATIVILKMMLLAPVAWYFCFTHKVKMCHQNDLENIVPFVVIGLLYALTGPDLSTALLHFRVFVGSRLCHTVAYLLPLPQPSRALAWLVGMIVTFSMAYQVFRTAHL, encoded by the exons ATGTGGACAGA TGCGGAGGATGATACTTCCTCCGTGGCGGACAGCAAGGCGTTCCTGGCCTTCTCCACCTATGCCACCATCGTCATCCTCAAGATGATGCTCCTGGCCCCGGTGGCGTGGTACTTCTGCTTTACACACAAG GTTAAAAT GTGCCACCAGAACGACCTGGAGAACATTGTTCCGTTTGTTGTGATCGGTCTGCTGTATGCCCTGACGGGACCAGACCTCTCCACCGCTCTGCTCCACTTCCGGGTGTTTGTTGGTTCCAGACTCTGCCACACGGTGGCCTACCTCCTCCCCCTGCCCCAGCCCAGCAGAGCTCTGGCCTGGTTGGTGGGCATGATTGTCACCTTCTCCATGGCATACCAGGTGTTCAGAACAGCCCACCTCTGA
- the LOC105027080 gene encoding microsomal glutathione S-transferase 1-like isoform X2, whose protein sequence is MAELTHMIDSEVFLAFSTYATIVILKMILMSPVTSYFRLTRKAFANQEDTSLALSHEDHKKLVRVDPDVERVRRCHQNDLENIVPFVVIGLLYALTGPDLSSALLHFRVFVGSRLCHTVAYLLPLPQPSRALAWTTGLAATGSMACRVLRTSLYL, encoded by the exons ATGGCAGAGCTAACCCATATGATTGACAGCGAGGTGTTCCTGGCCTTTTCTACCTACGCCACCATCGTCATCCTCAAGATGATTCTCATGTCCCCTGTAACATCCTACTTCAGACTCACCAGGAAG GCCTTTGCCAACCAAGAAGACACCAGCCTGGCCCTGTCTCATGAAGACCACAAGAAACTGGTCCGGGTTGATCCTGACGTGGAGCGAGTCCGAAG GTGCCACCAGAACGACCTGGAGAACATTGTTCCGTTTGTCGTGATCGGTCTGCTGTATGCCCTTACGGGACCAGACCTCTCCTCCGCTCTGCTCCACTTCCGGGTGTTTGTTGGTTCCAGACTCTGCCACACGGTGGCCTACCTCCTCCCCCTGCCCCAGCCCAGCAGAGCTCTGGCCTGGACAACTGGGCTGGCCGCGACCGGCTCTATGGCCTGTAGGGTTCTGAGGACATCCCTTTATCTGTAG
- the LOC105027080 gene encoding microsomal glutathione S-transferase 1-like isoform X1, whose product MDAFLHCTAGCVSLAEFQISLTAPWNKPSSKPVRHILPSCWLVFVIGAIQRRSFGKGYSAGMAELTHMIDSEVFLAFSTYATIVILKMILMSPVTSYFRLTRKAFANQEDTSLALSHEDHKKLVRVDPDVERVRRCHQNDLENIVPFVVIGLLYALTGPDLSSALLHFRVFVGSRLCHTVAYLLPLPQPSRALAWTTGLAATGSMACRVLRTSLYL is encoded by the exons ATGGATGCATTTTTGCATTGCACCGCAGGTTGCGTAAGCCTGGCAGAATTCCAGATATCTTTAACTGCACCTTGGAACAAGCCATCCTCTAAGCCAGTTCGGCACATTCTCCCTTCCTGCTGGTTGGTTTTTGTCATTGGGGCAATCCAAAGGAGAAGTTTTGGAAAAG GTTACAGCGCGGGAATGGCAGAGCTAACCCATATGATTGACAGCGAGGTGTTCCTGGCCTTTTCTACCTACGCCACCATCGTCATCCTCAAGATGATTCTCATGTCCCCTGTAACATCCTACTTCAGACTCACCAGGAAG GCCTTTGCCAACCAAGAAGACACCAGCCTGGCCCTGTCTCATGAAGACCACAAGAAACTGGTCCGGGTTGATCCTGACGTGGAGCGAGTCCGAAG GTGCCACCAGAACGACCTGGAGAACATTGTTCCGTTTGTCGTGATCGGTCTGCTGTATGCCCTTACGGGACCAGACCTCTCCTCCGCTCTGCTCCACTTCCGGGTGTTTGTTGGTTCCAGACTCTGCCACACGGTGGCCTACCTCCTCCCCCTGCCCCAGCCCAGCAGAGCTCTGGCCTGGACAACTGGGCTGGCCGCGACCGGCTCTATGGCCTGTAGGGTTCTGAGGACATCCCTTTATCTGTAG
- the LOC105027081 gene encoding microsomal glutathione S-transferase 1, with protein MASSMMDSEVFLAFSTYATIVILKMMLMSPLTAYFRFTRKSFANSEDTAMAKSPELRKKMLVANPDVERVRRCHQNDLENIVPFVVIGLLYALTGPDLSSALLHFRVFVGSRLCHTVAYLLPLPQPSRALAWLVGMIVTFSMAYQVFRTAQL; from the exons ATGGCTTCCTCCATGATGGACAGCGAGGTGTTCCTGGCCTTCTCCACGTACGCCACCATCGTCATCCTCAAGATGATGCTCATGTCCCCATTAACGGCCTACTTCCGCTTTACACGCAAG TCTTTTGCGAATAGTGAGGATACAGCAATGGCCAAGAGTCCAGAGCTGAGGAAGAAGATGCTGGTTGCTAACCCAGATGTGGAACGTGTGAGAAG GTGCCACCAGAACGACCTGGAGAACATTGTTCCGTTTGTCGTGATCGGTCTGCTGTATGCCCTGACGGGACCAGACCTCTCCTCCGCTCTGCTCCACTTCCGGGTGTTTGTTGGTTCCAGACTCTGCCACACGGTGGCCTACCTCCTGCCCCTGCCCCAGCCCAGCAGAGCTCTGGCCTGGTTGGTGGGCATGATTGTCACCTTCTCCATGGCATACCAGGTGTTCAGAACAGCCCAGCTCTGA